One window of the Spirochaetota bacterium genome contains the following:
- a CDS encoding polysaccharide deacetylase family protein yields the protein MIDRISTIRWHVKKSSRKIIAYGTSPFMRLCRSIPGVKPSVRVLTYHRFGDRAYDPFCVSIPVFSMQMKWLAETGRAVTLEQVEAHASGNAAVPDGSVLVTIDDGFRSVYTDALPVLQKYRIPAVVFVASGAIGKTEQGSEYSDQYLLPEDIRKISRDGIAIGSHSVSHGSMARLSPPDMEREARDSRRILEKLAGKPVTSFAYPYGTRADYNDDTARILRNCGYTSVYTSQHGPVHAGMDPWELPRVKVEGGESLSMFKCICDGGMDAWRLVDRLLSGFQNVNRK from the coding sequence ATGATTGATCGAATTTCCACTATCCGCTGGCATGTGAAAAAAAGCTCGAGAAAGATAATTGCCTACGGCACATCCCCGTTCATGCGCCTGTGCCGTTCAATTCCGGGCGTCAAACCATCGGTGCGTGTGCTGACATATCACCGGTTTGGCGATCGCGCCTATGACCCGTTTTGCGTTTCGATTCCCGTCTTTTCCATGCAAATGAAATGGCTGGCTGAAACGGGGCGCGCCGTTACGCTCGAGCAGGTGGAGGCCCACGCGTCCGGCAATGCGGCCGTTCCCGACGGCTCTGTCCTGGTAACGATAGACGACGGGTTCAGAAGCGTATATACCGACGCGCTGCCTGTTCTTCAAAAATACCGCATCCCGGCTGTCGTGTTTGTTGCGTCGGGGGCAATCGGGAAAACAGAACAGGGATCGGAATATAGCGACCAGTATCTGCTCCCGGAAGATATCAGGAAGATTTCCAGGGACGGCATTGCCATCGGGTCCCATTCGGTCAGCCATGGTTCGATGGCCCGGTTGTCTCCGCCTGATATGGAGAGAGAGGCAAGGGACTCAAGACGAATTCTGGAGAAGCTTGCCGGCAAGCCGGTGACTTCTTTCGCATATCCTTACGGCACAAGGGCCGATTATAACGATGATACGGCGCGCATATTGCGGAATTGCGGATATACTTCAGTGTATACTTCGCAGCATGGACCGGTTCATGCGGGGATGGACCCCTGGGAATTGCCGCGTGTAAAGGTCGAGGGAGGGGAATCCCTGTCCATGTTCAAATGCATCTGCGATGGCGGCATGGACGCGTGGAGGCTGGTGGACAGACTCCTGTCCGGCTTCCAGAATGTAAACCGCAAATGA
- a CDS encoding WecB/TagA/CpsF family glycosyltransferase encodes MERLDIFGIGIIDTTLQNAKDAMESIIDSRPDKTYSIVFVNTSTMNLAIEDRKYADVLNSADYVFGDGTGVRWAVRILYKRKLLDNVNGTDLIPKFLRETTGKNYRYFLLGAEPEAIEKAAENAPALFPDCALAGYHHGFWKKEENDEIIRIINESGAHLLLVGMGNPIQENWIAGNIGKLKVPLVAAVGGLFTYWSGDLDRAPLWIRKIGMEWLHILFRQPHKWQRYLVGNTKFLARIFLQAARGKS; translated from the coding sequence AAAGATTGGACATATTCGGCATCGGTATAATCGATACGACTCTGCAAAACGCAAAGGATGCAATGGAGTCCATAATTGACTCCCGGCCAGATAAAACGTATTCTATAGTATTTGTCAATACCTCAACGATGAATCTCGCCATAGAGGATAGAAAGTACGCGGATGTGCTTAATTCGGCGGATTACGTTTTTGGCGATGGAACGGGAGTGCGCTGGGCAGTGAGGATATTATACAAGAGAAAGCTGCTGGACAATGTAAACGGAACAGACCTGATCCCGAAATTTTTACGTGAAACAACCGGCAAAAATTACCGCTACTTCCTTCTGGGCGCCGAGCCGGAAGCGATAGAGAAGGCCGCTGAAAACGCTCCGGCTTTGTTCCCGGATTGCGCGTTGGCGGGATATCACCATGGTTTCTGGAAAAAAGAAGAGAACGATGAAATCATCAGGATAATAAACGAGTCGGGAGCCCATCTGCTGCTTGTGGGGATGGGGAATCCCATACAGGAAAACTGGATTGCCGGGAATATCGGGAAACTCAAAGTGCCGCTTGTCGCCGCCGTTGGGGGCCTTTTCACCTACTGGTCAGGTGATCTTGACCGCGCTCCTCTCTGGATAAGAAAAATCGGTATGGAGTGGCTCCATATTTTGTTCCGGCAGCCCCACAAATGGCAGAGATATCTGGTCGGAAATACCAAATTTCTTGCCCGGATATTTCTTCAGGCCGCCCGGGGGAAGTCATGA
- a CDS encoding type III PLP-dependent enzyme, translating into MNKVGQSIIDSYFEVRDNTLFAGGESIIDLANKRSTPLYLYDAGVLKQKLDTIRTNLPFCDIFYSVKANPHNDVIAFFVNNGCGTEIASPGEFEKSIAAGCDPAKIIYAGPGKRTIDLRTTIEKGIAEIHLESFSEITRCNEAAKQLNRNQPVSIRINPSNQFQTGAIQMGGKPIAFGFDEEMLNEAVQAIMKCANLKLSGLHIYAGTQILDSVSLAKLYAHALELCESILINHGLLLSTLDLGGGFGIPYYEDEKPLDLADLGQALKRERQKLIDREKAFSNLKIILEPGRFLTAESGMYITSIVAVKQSRGKHFAICDGGMNHNLAASGNLGQIIKRNFPFACANKISMPEEISYEICGPLCTPLDCIGRNVKMPKLEEGDLLVLFNAGAYGLSASPTGFLSHALPQEVLIG; encoded by the coding sequence GACTCCTATTTCGAGGTCAGGGACAACACGCTGTTTGCAGGCGGGGAATCAATTATCGACCTAGCTAATAAACGCTCGACCCCTTTATACCTCTATGATGCGGGAGTATTGAAGCAGAAACTAGATACGATAAGGACGAATCTTCCTTTCTGCGATATATTTTATTCGGTTAAAGCAAACCCGCACAATGATGTCATCGCCTTTTTTGTAAATAATGGCTGCGGGACGGAGATCGCATCACCGGGTGAATTCGAAAAATCAATCGCGGCAGGCTGCGATCCCGCCAAGATCATATACGCCGGTCCCGGTAAAAGGACAATTGACCTCCGCACCACGATAGAAAAAGGCATAGCGGAAATCCATCTCGAATCTTTTTCTGAAATTACGCGCTGCAACGAGGCGGCAAAACAACTAAACAGGAACCAACCGGTTTCCATTCGGATCAATCCGTCCAATCAATTTCAAACCGGCGCCATCCAGATGGGAGGCAAGCCGATCGCCTTTGGTTTTGACGAAGAGATGCTGAACGAAGCCGTACAGGCTATCATGAAGTGCGCCAACCTGAAATTGTCCGGGCTTCATATTTACGCAGGCACACAGATTCTTGATTCAGTTTCACTGGCAAAACTTTATGCCCATGCGCTGGAACTGTGCGAGAGTATTTTAATAAATCACGGGCTGCTTTTATCGACCCTCGATCTTGGCGGTGGTTTCGGCATCCCCTATTATGAAGACGAGAAACCGCTGGACCTGGCCGACCTGGGGCAGGCATTGAAGCGGGAGCGCCAGAAGTTAATCGACCGGGAAAAAGCTTTTTCGAACCTGAAAATCATCCTCGAGCCGGGAAGATTTCTCACGGCTGAATCTGGCATGTATATAACATCCATTGTGGCCGTTAAGCAGAGCCGCGGCAAACATTTCGCCATCTGCGACGGGGGAATGAACCACAACCTGGCTGCAAGCGGCAACCTGGGGCAGATCATTAAAAGAAACTTTCCCTTTGCCTGCGCCAATAAGATTTCCATGCCAGAAGAAATCAGCTACGAAATTTGCGGCCCCCTCTGTACCCCGCTGGATTGCATCGGGCGCAATGTTAAAATGCCGAAACTAGAAGAGGGGGATTTGCTGGTGCTCTTCAATGCCGGCGCTTACGGATTATCCGCCTCTCCAACAGGCTTTCTGAGCCACGCCCTGCCGCAAGAAGTATTAATAGGCTGA
- a CDS encoding glycosyltransferase produces MDKQISVVIPSYNSQKTISYTLDSLLKQKGDYIKEIIVADSSDNPGMKDIIAKYSPGVKFINTGTRVMPALGRNLGAGQATGKILAFLDSDAIAVEDWSEKIALAYGKGYKAGGGGVELPGFQRNNSIAAAQYYLQLNEFIPAGRERVKSILPGVNIFCERELFNRVGGFPEVRASEDTLFGLAVSRHTRYWFVPGITVAHIFREDLKGFLNNQELLGKYIILYRRKYYSSPIYRGIIPVLLFPAIITFKTLRMIVRIALSRRGEILRFFKVSPLFMKGMVYWSRGFLKGCFEKT; encoded by the coding sequence ATGGATAAACAGATCTCTGTCGTAATACCGTCCTATAATTCCCAGAAAACAATATCGTACACCCTTGATTCATTGTTGAAGCAGAAAGGCGATTACATCAAAGAAATCATTGTCGCCGATTCTTCCGACAATCCGGGGATGAAGGATATAATCGCTAAATATTCTCCGGGAGTAAAATTTATCAATACCGGGACGAGGGTCATGCCGGCGTTGGGCCGGAACCTGGGCGCCGGCCAAGCCACGGGAAAGATACTAGCTTTCCTGGATTCGGACGCGATCGCGGTAGAGGATTGGTCTGAAAAGATTGCCCTGGCATATGGGAAAGGATATAAGGCCGGAGGAGGGGGTGTCGAGCTTCCCGGGTTTCAACGGAATAATTCAATAGCTGCGGCGCAGTATTATCTCCAGCTTAATGAATTCATTCCGGCGGGCAGGGAGCGTGTGAAATCCATCCTTCCCGGGGTCAATATTTTCTGCGAGCGCGAACTGTTCAACAGGGTGGGGGGGTTCCCGGAAGTCAGGGCGTCCGAGGACACGCTATTCGGCCTGGCCGTATCCAGGCACACCCGGTACTGGTTTGTGCCGGGTATTACCGTGGCCCATATATTCAGGGAGGATCTGAAGGGGTTCCTCAATAACCAGGAATTGCTCGGAAAATATATCATCCTGTATAGACGGAAATATTATTCAAGCCCGATTTACAGGGGAATTATACCCGTGCTGCTGTTCCCGGCCATTATCACGTTCAAGACACTCCGGATGATTGTGCGAATAGCCCTTTCCCGGCGTGGGGAGATATTAAGGTTCTTCAAGGTGTCGCCGCTGTTCATGAAGGGCATGGTGTACTGGAGCAGGGGTTTTTTGAAGGGGTGTTTCGAAAAGACCTGA